In Pochonia chlamydosporia 170 chromosome 3, whole genome shotgun sequence, the following are encoded in one genomic region:
- a CDS encoding Zn-dependent alcohol dehydrogenases (ISS) (similar to Beauveria bassiana ARSEF 2860 XP_008595600.1), protein MAPRPIFTITHPRACSTAFERVFMTRRDELASQHEPFGDAYYFGPECVSERFKDDPARREESGVSGATFKNTFEGFDEVARQGKRVFIKDMAYYFFPAPGENTEIAASLGGGVEPNNPTVIPFEMLKQFHFTFLIRHPRRSVPSYWRCTIPPLREVSGFDYFLPSEMGYEELVRFFDWAIERGLVDKDRLTVVDADDLLDNPEAIIRKYCERTGLTFDPGMLKWNDADQAHAEKLFAKWNGFHDDALGNRELKGRSHAQKTLTVEAENKEWEAKYGKEAQQIIRETVDANIPYYEHLKQYCLKV, encoded by the exons CTTTTGAACGG GTTTTCATGACCCGCAGGGACGAACTAGCTAGCCAGCATGAACCCTTTGGTGACGCATACTATTTCGGACCCGAATGTGTCAGTGAGCGGTTCAAGGACGACCCTGCTCGCCGGGAAGAGAGTGGTGTATCAGGTGCCACGTTCAAGAATACATTTGAGGGATTTGATGAGGTGGCAAGACAG GGCAAGCGCGTCTTCATCAAAGACATGGCTTACTATTTCTTCCCAGCCCCCGGCGAGAACACTGAGATCGCGGCATCTCTTGGTGGTGGCGTAGAGCCAAATAATCCAACCGTAATTCCTTTTGAGATGTTGAAACAATTTCATTTCACGTTTCTCATCCGGCACCCGCGTCGCTCTGTCCCCTCTTACTGGAGGTGCACTATCCCACCTCTGAGAGAAGTCAGTGGTTTTGACTACTTCCTACCCAGTGAGATGGGATACGAGGAACTCGTCAGATTTTTCGACTGGGCCATCGAGAGAGGCCTCGTTGATAAGGATCGGCTGACGGTTGTGGATGCTGACGACTTGCTTGACAACCCCGAGGCTATTATCCGCAAGTATTGTGAGAGAACTGGGCTCACGTTCGATCCGGGCATGCTGAAGTGGAACGATGCAGACCAAGCGCACGCAGAGAAACTGTTCGCGAAGTGGAATGGTTTCCATGATGATGCTCTTGGGAATAGGGAACTCAAGGGTAGATCCCATGCTCAG AAAACACTCACCGTCGAGGCTGAGAACAAGGAGTGGGAGGccaaatatggcaaagaagccCAGCAAATCATTCGTGAGACTGTTGACGCCAATATTCCCTATTATGAGCATTTGAAACAGTATTGTCTGAAGGTGTAA